One region of Lactobacillus johnsonii genomic DNA includes:
- a CDS encoding carbamoyl phosphate synthase large subunit produces the protein MPLHNEINKVLVIGAGPSIVGEVTELDILAKQALTAFEESNVQVVLINPNPATVTTDPHPNVNVYLEPMTLPFVKRIVRMEKPDAIIPAFGGKPALKLTSELLESGILTQMNIELLTINSLALSLSAPHNFYSFLKANKIAVANQWLLEKEEDLRRVIEHAHFPLLLSKKQHYRPDSMISLENLAQLEQYFLDEESDDHFNWKDYRLTEDLSNWEELIFDIVRDNNGNFVFVGNIGSLEPVGINSSDSLLVTPILTRNNNQIQRLRNCCRKIANCLNLHGALSIHFAVKQSGEDFNFKVLSIKPRLTQSSLLSYRSGVYSIGYVTAKIALGYNLNEITDPQSGISAAVDPVQDACFVKLPYWSFTEAGYNHYTLNNKTTSGGQALGIGRNFESAFLKALQSTTGFSNNVKTFKKEYKKSEKELLQDLSKPNEIHLITLLAAIAKGINYHTLHQLLHIHLVFLQKFNHILILLKKLRNDELTADLMLKVKKNGFSNRLIAEITQRDEKSIADLCKKWSIKPSYIEIDGTAGLIHPNIQAVYSSYGIEDEIIPLSNSKKCLLLGLKPFQVSLTGEFDYMLYHAAKTLKEQGISPVIISNNPESVSAAYDVCDRIYFEPITLENILEVAWKENIKEVVTQFSGKQINEYRSSLLEHGLTILGQPNLKEILREDHADEVYQAGVNPVPALQCDNEESILAFVKRNGFPALIGGTSNGKKQKSAVVFDLPALQRYIAENSLEHMNVSKFIEGKKYEVTAISDGKNVTIPGIIEHFEQTGSHASDSIAVYRPQNLSTNDQRRLRDSAISIATKLNLRGPVNLHFLLANDQIYLLQIKSYSGHNVAFLTKALKKDITAITMKVLLGSTLSELDLPSDIWPSNDLIHVKMPVFSYLSYSSENTFDSKMKTSGSVMGRAKHLPTALFKGYEGSDLMISTYGTVFISVKDSEKHNAIKIAARFHQLGFKLLATEGTANVLAEEGITTGIIEKVQEGSNSLLEKIKQHRINLVINVTSLSDSASHDAIMIKDAALSTHIPVFSSLQSAQDVLIVLETLAMTTQPL, from the coding sequence ATGCCTTTACATAATGAAATTAATAAAGTTCTTGTTATTGGAGCGGGGCCAAGTATTGTTGGAGAAGTAACAGAACTTGATATTCTTGCTAAACAAGCGTTAACGGCTTTTGAAGAAAGTAACGTACAAGTTGTATTGATTAATCCCAATCCTGCAACCGTCACAACAGATCCGCATCCTAATGTAAATGTATATCTTGAACCAATGACGTTGCCTTTTGTGAAGCGAATCGTTCGGATGGAGAAGCCAGATGCTATTATTCCGGCTTTTGGGGGCAAACCGGCTTTAAAACTTACCAGTGAATTATTAGAGTCGGGCATCTTAACCCAAATGAATATTGAGTTACTAACTATTAACAGCTTGGCATTGAGTCTATCAGCTCCTCATAATTTCTATAGTTTTCTTAAAGCAAATAAGATTGCGGTGGCCAATCAATGGCTGTTAGAAAAAGAAGAGGACTTAAGGCGAGTAATTGAACATGCTCATTTTCCTTTGCTTTTATCAAAAAAGCAGCATTATCGCCCCGATAGCATGATCTCTCTAGAAAATCTAGCTCAATTAGAACAATACTTCTTAGATGAAGAATCCGATGACCATTTTAATTGGAAAGATTATCGTTTAACTGAAGATTTATCGAATTGGGAAGAATTAATTTTTGATATTGTTCGGGATAATAATGGAAACTTTGTATTTGTAGGAAATATTGGCAGTTTAGAACCAGTTGGTATTAACTCTTCGGATTCTTTATTAGTGACGCCAATTTTAACTAGAAATAATAATCAAATTCAGCGCTTAAGAAATTGCTGTCGAAAGATTGCTAATTGTCTTAATTTACATGGAGCTTTGAGTATTCATTTTGCTGTTAAGCAAAGTGGGGAAGACTTTAATTTTAAAGTATTAAGTATTAAGCCCCGTTTGACTCAGAGTAGTCTGCTTTCTTATAGAAGTGGCGTATATTCTATTGGATATGTAACGGCCAAAATTGCACTTGGCTATAATTTAAATGAAATTACCGATCCACAATCTGGAATTTCTGCTGCTGTTGATCCCGTGCAAGATGCTTGCTTTGTAAAATTACCTTATTGGTCTTTCACAGAAGCTGGTTATAATCACTACACTCTTAATAATAAAACCACTTCCGGAGGCCAAGCTCTAGGAATTGGTCGTAACTTTGAAAGTGCATTTTTAAAGGCTCTCCAGTCAACTACTGGTTTTTCTAATAATGTTAAGACCTTTAAAAAGGAATATAAAAAAAGCGAAAAAGAATTATTGCAAGATCTATCGAAGCCTAATGAAATACACCTAATTACACTATTAGCCGCGATAGCAAAGGGAATTAATTACCACACTCTTCACCAGCTTTTACATATTCATTTAGTATTTTTGCAGAAGTTTAATCATATTTTGATTTTATTAAAGAAATTACGTAATGATGAACTTACAGCTGATTTAATGCTGAAAGTAAAGAAAAATGGTTTTTCTAATCGATTAATTGCTGAAATTACGCAGCGAGATGAAAAATCAATTGCTGATTTATGTAAAAAATGGTCAATTAAGCCTAGCTATATTGAAATTGATGGAACAGCTGGATTAATTCATCCTAATATTCAAGCTGTTTACAGTAGTTATGGAATTGAAGATGAAATAATACCACTATCTAATTCGAAAAAATGCCTTCTTTTAGGATTAAAACCATTTCAAGTATCTCTAACTGGAGAATTTGATTATATGCTCTACCATGCTGCCAAGACCTTAAAAGAGCAAGGAATTAGTCCTGTGATTATTAGTAATAATCCAGAAAGTGTGAGTGCAGCGTATGATGTATGCGATCGAATTTACTTTGAACCAATTACTTTAGAAAATATTCTTGAAGTTGCATGGAAAGAAAATATCAAAGAAGTGGTAACGCAATTTTCTGGCAAACAGATTAATGAATATCGCAGTTCACTCTTAGAACATGGGCTAACAATTTTAGGTCAGCCTAATTTGAAGGAAATTCTAAGGGAAGATCATGCAGACGAAGTATATCAGGCCGGCGTTAATCCAGTCCCAGCTCTTCAATGCGACAATGAAGAAAGCATTTTAGCTTTTGTTAAAAGAAATGGTTTTCCAGCTTTAATTGGTGGTACAAGTAACGGTAAGAAGCAAAAATCTGCTGTGGTCTTTGATTTACCAGCTTTACAAAGATATATTGCTGAAAATTCATTAGAGCATATGAATGTTTCGAAGTTTATTGAAGGTAAAAAGTATGAAGTGACTGCTATTTCTGATGGTAAAAATGTTACTATTCCCGGAATTATTGAACACTTTGAACAGACCGGCTCACATGCCAGTGACTCCATAGCTGTCTATCGTCCACAAAATTTATCAACTAATGATCAGCGTAGATTACGTGATAGTGCAATTAGTATTGCCACTAAACTTAATTTAAGAGGACCAGTTAACTTACACTTTTTACTAGCTAATGATCAAATCTATTTATTACAAATTAAAAGTTACTCTGGACACAATGTAGCTTTTCTAACTAAAGCACTAAAAAAAGATATTACAGCTATAACAATGAAAGTTTTGTTAGGAAGTACATTGTCTGAATTAGATCTTCCAAGCGATATTTGGCCATCAAACGACTTAATTCACGTTAAAATGCCCGTCTTTTCTTATTTATCATATAGTAGTGAAAATACCTTTGATTCTAAGATGAAGACCTCTGGTAGTGTGATGGGACGAGCCAAGCATTTGCCGACTGCCTTGTTTAAAGGATATGAAGGCAGTGATTTAATGATTTCAACATATGGTACTGTCTTTATTTCGGTTAAAGATTCTGAAAAACATAATGCAATTAAAATAGCTGCACGTTTTCATCAGTTAGGTTTTAAGCTTTTAGCAACTGAAGGTACTGCAAATGTATTAGCTGAAGAGGGAATAACAACAGGAATTATTGAAAAGGTTCAAGAGGGAAGCAATAGCTTACTTGAAAAGATAAAGCAGCATCGAATTAATCTAGTAATCAATGTAACCAGTTTATCCGACTCTGCTAGTCATGATGCAATTATGATTAAAGATGCAGCTTTAAGCACACATATTCCTGTTTTTTCTAGTTTACAATCAGCGCAAGATGTTTTAATAGTACTTGAAACTTTAGCAATGACTACTCAGCCTTTGTAA
- a CDS encoding Rqc2 family fibronectin-binding protein: MAFDGLFIHSLLQDLSPTLVGGKLTKIYQPFEQDLVLNFRKDRKNQRLLISANAQNPRFYITNDTIANPDVAPTFVMVLRKYLEGSVLQKIEQIGVERIVNFHFSNRNELGDEMQLILSVELMGRHSNVILYNADNNKIIDLLKRINPDENRARLLLPHAPYELPPLLPGINGFDLCADNFNDLKEKYPEPADFVRQFNGLDGDDKKEFTGYLEDDFSYSSLQTFFNQFNRPKGYVLQTIKHKDRVYTYLPYHLELNLIYSNDDVNKTLDEFYRDQANREWVKQKSKRIENIVNNELKKLKKKIIKLRKQLDQAENSEEYRIKGELLNAYLHEVKAGMTSIDLPNYYKNNKPLKIKLDPALSPARNAQKYFTRYQKLRNSIKHVNEQIKLANENLDYFDSIQTAIDNADPQDIDAISDELINQGYLKEQNHNHRRKKKISEKNLNTFKLSDGKKVLVGKNNYQNDWLTLKKADKRDYWFHVKNMPGSHVILQDNDPSDEDIKEAAEIAAYFSKGKNSSHVPVDYVQVKRIKKPNGAKPGFVIYTGQNSIEVTPNEKDILEKRL, from the coding sequence ATGGCTTTTGATGGTTTATTTATTCATAGTCTTCTGCAAGATCTCTCCCCTACTCTGGTTGGAGGAAAACTTACTAAAATATACCAACCATTTGAACAAGATTTAGTTTTAAATTTCAGGAAAGATCGTAAGAATCAGCGTTTGCTGATTTCTGCTAATGCTCAAAATCCACGCTTTTATATTACAAATGATACAATTGCAAATCCTGACGTTGCTCCTACTTTTGTTATGGTTTTGCGGAAATATTTAGAAGGATCAGTTCTTCAAAAAATCGAACAAATCGGTGTTGAGAGAATAGTTAACTTTCATTTTTCTAATCGAAATGAATTAGGAGATGAAATGCAGCTTATTTTATCGGTAGAATTGATGGGACGACATAGTAATGTGATTTTATATAATGCGGATAATAATAAAATTATTGATTTGCTTAAAAGAATCAATCCTGATGAAAACCGCGCACGCTTATTACTTCCACATGCACCTTATGAACTGCCTCCTCTTCTTCCAGGAATCAATGGCTTTGATCTTTGTGCTGACAACTTCAATGACTTAAAGGAAAAGTATCCTGAACCAGCAGATTTTGTAAGACAATTTAATGGTTTAGACGGAGACGATAAAAAAGAATTTACTGGTTACTTAGAAGACGATTTTTCATATAGTTCTTTACAGACATTTTTTAATCAATTTAATAGGCCAAAAGGATATGTGCTACAGACCATTAAGCATAAGGATCGTGTATATACTTACCTACCATATCATCTAGAATTAAATTTGATTTATTCTAATGACGATGTCAATAAAACATTAGACGAGTTTTATCGTGATCAGGCTAATCGTGAATGGGTAAAGCAAAAATCTAAAAGAATTGAAAATATTGTTAATAATGAGCTTAAAAAACTTAAAAAGAAGATTATTAAGTTACGTAAGCAATTAGATCAAGCCGAGAATTCTGAAGAATATCGAATTAAGGGTGAATTACTTAATGCTTATCTTCATGAAGTAAAGGCTGGGATGACAAGTATTGATCTACCAAATTATTATAAAAATAATAAGCCCTTAAAAATAAAACTTGATCCCGCACTTTCACCTGCTAGAAATGCACAAAAATACTTTACTCGTTATCAAAAATTACGTAATTCAATTAAACATGTTAATGAACAAATTAAATTAGCAAACGAGAATTTAGATTACTTTGATTCTATTCAAACTGCAATTGATAACGCTGATCCACAAGATATTGATGCAATTAGCGATGAATTAATTAATCAAGGCTATCTAAAAGAACAAAATCATAATCATCGCCGGAAGAAAAAGATTAGCGAAAAAAATTTGAATACTTTCAAACTAAGTGATGGTAAAAAAGTATTAGTTGGTAAAAATAATTATCAAAATGATTGGCTAACTTTAAAAAAGGCAGACAAACGTGATTACTGGTTCCATGTCAAAAATATGCCTGGCTCTCATGTCATTTTGCAGGACAATGATCCAAGTGATGAAGATATCAAAGAAGCAGCCGAAATTGCTGCCTATTTCTCTAAAGGAAAGAATTCTAGTCACGTCCCAGTTGATTATGTGCAAGTTAAAAGAATTAAAAAACCTAATGGTGCTAAGCCTGGTTTTGTCATTTATACTGGTCAGAATTCAATCGAAGTCACTCCCAATGAAAAAGATATTTTAGAAAAAAGACTATAG
- a CDS encoding MarR family winged helix-turn-helix transcriptional regulator, whose translation MNVLIFNSVSENIKRVINKKCGLNLSQTRLLLFFDHHQNETLTMGELAQALSISLSTLSRQIKQKKTASLIKVERSKKDSSKSLNLNNEGLAKAQELKKVLSQIEAQIFSSWSEEKIQDFDSKLQIIVNNLVTDEV comes from the coding sequence ATGAATGTCTTAATATTTAATAGCGTTAGTGAGAATATTAAGCGAGTGATTAATAAAAAGTGTGGATTAAACCTCTCTCAAACTCGCTTATTACTATTCTTTGATCATCATCAGAACGAGACTTTGACGATGGGAGAATTAGCACAGGCATTAAGTATATCTCTTTCGACCCTAAGTAGACAAATCAAGCAGAAAAAAACTGCTTCTTTAATTAAAGTAGAACGTTCAAAGAAGGATTCTAGCAAATCTTTAAATTTAAACAATGAAGGATTAGCTAAAGCCCAAGAATTAAAAAAAGTTCTTTCTCAAATTGAAGCACAAATTTTTTCTAGTTGGAGTGAAGAAAAAATACAGGATTTTGATAGTAAATTACAAATTATTGTTAATAACCTTGTAACAGATGAAGTATAA
- a CDS encoding DegV family protein: MKIALITDSTSDISPEEAKANDITVVPIPVIIGDKQYMDGVDITAEKLFELERDGAPFPKTSQPSPGTMLELCQKLKNEGYEAIIAIPLTSGISGFYNSLVTLAHNHPEFNLYPYDPAMTVRSMGNLVLAAAKMIKNGWEPKEILSKLDEIRDTIDVLFVVDDLNNLVRGGRLSNASAFIGTMLQIKPLLTFKKDDYQIVSFDKVRSMKRAVKKAENITIERINNSPIKDKLSLAVYNSNDLEQATKVKNDFQAAFPNMTIKMFNFSSVIATYLGEKSLGITWMADIDKMDFSKK, encoded by the coding sequence GTGAAGATAGCACTCATTACAGATAGTACTAGTGATATAAGCCCAGAAGAAGCCAAGGCCAATGATATTACAGTAGTACCTATTCCGGTTATTATTGGAGATAAGCAATACATGGATGGGGTAGATATTACTGCAGAGAAGCTTTTTGAGCTAGAACGCGATGGAGCACCTTTTCCTAAGACTTCGCAGCCTAGTCCGGGTACTATGCTTGAATTATGCCAAAAATTGAAAAATGAAGGTTATGAAGCTATTATTGCTATTCCCTTAACATCTGGTATTTCTGGCTTTTATAACAGTTTAGTTACTTTAGCTCATAATCATCCTGAATTTAATCTTTATCCTTATGATCCAGCAATGACCGTTCGTTCAATGGGAAATCTAGTGCTAGCAGCTGCTAAAATGATTAAAAATGGTTGGGAACCTAAAGAAATTCTATCTAAGTTAGACGAAATTAGAGATACAATTGATGTTCTTTTCGTTGTAGATGATTTAAATAACTTAGTGCGCGGCGGCCGTTTGAGTAATGCGAGTGCTTTTATTGGTACCATGCTTCAAATTAAGCCACTTTTAACATTTAAAAAGGATGATTATCAAATCGTAAGTTTTGATAAAGTTCGTTCCATGAAGAGAGCTGTTAAGAAGGCTGAAAATATCACTATTGAGCGAATTAATAATTCGCCTATTAAGGATAAATTGTCATTAGCAGTTTATAATTCTAATGATTTAGAGCAGGCTACTAAGGTTAAAAATGATTTTCAAGCTGCTTTCCCTAATATGACCATTAAAATGTTCAATTTTAGTTCCGTAATTGCTACCTATTTAGGAGAAAAATCTCTTGGTATTACTTGGATGGCAGACATAGATAAAATGGACTTTAGTAAAAAATAA
- a CDS encoding LysR family transcriptional regulator, translating to MELRVLRYFLAVCEAKNISKAAEALHISQPSLSRQLKNLEAELGVTLFYRGHQEITLTQEGYYLQEHAEEIISLTNKTQQNLKRSQIISGELYIGAGESIATKRVMDIIHQILQNYPQVKIHFFNGNSSMIESKLERGLLDFGITMGQYDTTQNFNSLTLPEINEYGVIVSKNHPLADHSCVTAEDLQNYPVIMSKHTADSDNFRDWYTEPQKLNIVATFNLPDNLQYLVDKGPYCLLIYKDLLPLDKSNLCFLPLEPKIIDHNRLIWSSRNQLSNVASLFLKLIRDSIKSKN from the coding sequence ATGGAATTAAGAGTTTTAAGATATTTTCTTGCGGTTTGTGAAGCAAAAAATATATCAAAGGCAGCTGAAGCTCTTCATATTAGTCAACCATCGCTTTCACGCCAATTGAAAAATTTAGAGGCTGAACTTGGCGTAACTTTGTTTTATCGTGGACATCAGGAAATTACTCTTACTCAAGAAGGATATTATCTTCAGGAACATGCAGAAGAAATAATTTCTTTGACCAATAAAACACAACAAAATCTAAAACGCTCTCAAATTATATCTGGTGAATTATACATCGGAGCAGGAGAAAGTATTGCAACTAAACGTGTAATGGATATTATCCATCAAATTTTACAGAACTATCCTCAAGTGAAGATTCACTTCTTTAATGGAAATTCATCCATGATTGAAAGCAAGCTTGAGCGCGGACTATTAGACTTTGGAATTACAATGGGCCAATATGATACTACTCAAAATTTTAATAGTCTGACCCTTCCTGAAATTAATGAATATGGTGTGATTGTAAGTAAAAATCACCCATTAGCTGATCATTCCTGTGTTACTGCCGAAGATTTACAAAATTATCCTGTCATTATGTCAAAACATACGGCTGATTCTGATAACTTTAGAGATTGGTATACTGAGCCACAAAAGTTAAATATCGTGGCTACATTTAACTTACCTGATAATTTGCAGTATCTCGTAGACAAGGGACCTTATTGCCTATTGATATATAAAGATTTGCTTCCTTTAGATAAGAGTAATTTATGCTTTTTACCACTTGAGCCTAAAATTATTGACCATAATCGTTTGATTTGGAGTTCAAGAAATCAACTATCAAATGTTGCAAGTCTATTTCTTAAACTGATACGAGATTCTATAAAAAGCAAAAATTAA
- the xerS gene encoding tyrosine recombinase XerS, with protein METNKYLELIKQELANMPDFVKEYNLGTSHSLTTTYQYLTEIRRFFDWLRQNNIASVSSNKEIEVTTLENLQRNDVMLYIHHLKHTKNQQGRLNSPTTINRSINALRSLYKFLTITSDNNHGEPYFDRNVMLKINSLNDTKTLNYRAHVLESHMYMGDLKYQFLDFIENEYIHKCNKQSLPAFKKNHERDMAIIALILGTGIRVSECVGVNMRNINLKDAMLDVTRKGGQKDSVPIAEWTIPYLKKYREIRADHYHAEKEDIAFFLTRWHGKTKRITTNAVEKMVNKYSAAFGKPLTPHKLRHTLASELYEVTKDQVLVAQQLGQKGTTATDLYTHVDQKKQKAALNKINRYKSSD; from the coding sequence TTGGAAACTAATAAATACTTAGAACTTATTAAGCAAGAATTGGCTAATATGCCAGATTTTGTAAAGGAATACAATCTAGGAACTTCTCATTCATTAACTACAACCTATCAATATTTAACTGAAATTCGACGTTTTTTCGACTGGCTAAGACAAAATAATATTGCTTCAGTTTCTTCTAATAAAGAGATTGAAGTAACGACGTTGGAAAATCTACAAAGAAATGATGTTATGCTGTACATTCATCATCTTAAACATACTAAAAATCAACAAGGTCGCTTAAATTCGCCAACTACCATTAATCGTTCTATTAATGCTCTACGCTCCCTCTATAAGTTCTTAACGATTACTTCTGACAATAATCATGGTGAACCATATTTTGACCGTAATGTCATGTTAAAAATCAATTCATTAAATGACACTAAGACATTAAATTATAGAGCTCATGTTTTAGAGTCACATATGTATATGGGAGATTTAAAGTACCAATTCTTAGATTTTATTGAAAATGAATATATACATAAATGTAATAAGCAGTCCCTACCTGCCTTTAAAAAGAATCACGAGCGAGATATGGCGATTATTGCATTGATTTTAGGAACTGGAATTAGAGTTTCTGAATGTGTTGGCGTAAATATGCGTAATATTAATTTAAAAGATGCTATGCTGGATGTTACACGCAAAGGTGGTCAAAAAGATAGTGTTCCCATTGCTGAATGGACGATTCCTTATTTAAAGAAATATAGGGAAATACGTGCCGATCATTATCATGCTGAAAAAGAAGATATTGCTTTCTTTTTAACTAGATGGCATGGAAAGACTAAAAGGATAACCACTAATGCAGTTGAGAAAATGGTTAACAAGTATTCTGCAGCTTTTGGGAAACCTCTTACTCCCCATAAGTTACGCCATACGCTAGCTAGTGAACTTTATGAAGTAACTAAGGATCAAGTGTTAGTAGCACAGCAATTGGGTCAGAAAGGAACAACAGCTACTGATTTATATACTCATGTAGATCAAAAAAAACAAAAAGCGGCACTAAATAAAATAAATAGATATAAATCTTCTGATTAA
- a CDS encoding YoaK family protein encodes MNIFTNDKYRPSESRILATSLTFSAGFIDAYTYIQRGHTLSAGQTGNVIFFASAFADHNIAGMLNRATTFIAFTLGLLLVGLFHKYVKSNYWRVFCLFPILLICLGVGFVPKTVPNYYVVPVIAFGLAVQNASFSKIEGMGYNNAFTTGNLKKSVVAWSAYFFGEDKSQHNAAVNYMLLVIAFAFGAIVSALLQKVFLLKTIWFAVLLLGTINIVYTISLSKRKKLNFKNE; translated from the coding sequence ATGAATATATTTACTAATGATAAGTATCGGCCATCAGAATCACGTATTTTAGCTACATCCTTAACTTTTTCAGCTGGTTTTATTGATGCTTATACTTATATTCAACGAGGACATACTTTATCTGCAGGGCAAACAGGAAATGTTATCTTCTTTGCTTCAGCATTTGCGGATCACAATATAGCTGGTATGTTAAATAGAGCAACTACATTTATTGCATTTACTTTAGGGTTATTACTGGTAGGTCTTTTTCATAAATACGTAAAAAGTAATTATTGGCGGGTATTTTGTCTATTTCCAATTTTACTTATTTGCTTAGGAGTAGGCTTTGTTCCTAAAACTGTTCCGAATTATTATGTCGTGCCCGTAATTGCCTTTGGACTGGCTGTTCAAAATGCTTCCTTTAGTAAGATCGAAGGTATGGGGTATAATAATGCATTTACAACTGGTAATTTAAAAAAATCTGTCGTTGCCTGGAGTGCATATTTCTTTGGTGAAGATAAATCTCAGCATAATGCAGCTGTTAACTACATGCTTTTAGTTATTGCTTTTGCATTTGGAGCCATTGTGTCAGCATTACTTCAAAAAGTATTTCTCTTAAAAACTATATGGTTTGCAGTATTACTTCTGGGAACTATTAATATTGTTTATACAATTTCATTAAGTAAACGGAAAAAATTAAATTTCAAAAATGAGTAG
- a CDS encoding peptidylprolyl isomerase has translation MEYPQLDLENVKGPKAVIKTNHGDIKVQLFEKDAPMTVENFVRLAKKGYYDNTTFHRVISDFMIQGGDPKGDGTGGESIWGHPFEDEFSNKLFNLRGALSMANSGPNTNGSQFFIVQNKNVPKRMIKEMDAAGYPKEIVKAYKQGGTPWLDGRHTVFGQVIDGMDVVDEIAKVPRDKANDKPKEDVIIKNIQIED, from the coding sequence ATGGAATATCCACAATTAGACCTTGAAAATGTAAAAGGTCCAAAAGCAGTAATTAAAACTAATCATGGAGATATTAAAGTTCAATTATTTGAAAAAGATGCTCCAATGACTGTAGAAAATTTTGTTCGTTTAGCTAAAAAGGGTTACTATGATAATACTACTTTTCATCGTGTAATTAGTGACTTTATGATCCAAGGTGGTGATCCAAAGGGTGACGGTACTGGCGGTGAGAGTATCTGGGGACATCCTTTTGAAGATGAGTTTTCAAATAAACTCTTTAACTTACGTGGTGCACTTTCCATGGCTAATTCTGGTCCTAATACTAATGGTAGTCAATTCTTTATTGTTCAAAATAAGAATGTGCCTAAACGAATGATTAAGGAAATGGATGCAGCTGGCTATCCAAAAGAAATTGTAAAAGCATATAAACAGGGTGGAACCCCATGGTTAGATGGTCGTCATACAGTTTTTGGTCAAGTAATTGATGGTATGGATGTCGTTGATGAAATTGCAAAGGTTCCACGTGATAAGGCAAATGATAAGCCTAAAGAAGATGTAATTATTAAGAACATTCAGATTGAAGATTAA